The Streptomyces seoulensis genome contains a region encoding:
- the moaC gene encoding cyclic pyranopterin monophosphate synthase MoaC: MSTHDRLTHIDEAGAARMVDVSGKEVTARTARASGRVLVSPRVVELLRGEGVPKGDALATARIAGIMGAKRTPDLIPLCHPLSVSGVTLDLAVTDEGVEILATVKTTDRTGVEMEALTAVSVAALTVVDMVKAVDKGAVITDVRVEEKTGGKSGHWSRA, encoded by the coding sequence ATGAGTACGCACGACCGACTGACGCACATCGACGAGGCGGGCGCGGCCCGCATGGTCGACGTATCCGGGAAGGAAGTGACCGCGCGCACCGCCCGTGCCAGTGGCCGGGTGCTCGTGTCACCGCGCGTGGTCGAGCTGCTGCGCGGCGAGGGGGTGCCCAAGGGCGACGCCCTGGCCACCGCCCGGATCGCGGGCATCATGGGCGCCAAGCGCACCCCGGACCTGATCCCGCTGTGCCACCCGCTGTCGGTGTCCGGCGTGACGCTGGACCTCGCCGTCACGGACGAGGGCGTGGAGATCCTGGCCACCGTGAAGACCACCGACCGCACGGGCGTGGAGATGGAGGCGCTCACGGCCGTCTCCGTCGCCGCGCTCACCGTGGTCGACATGGTGAAGGCGGTCGACAAGGGCGCCGTCATCACCGACGTGCGGGTGGAGGAGAAGACCGGCGGCAAGTCCGGCCACTGGAGCCGGGCGTGA
- a CDS encoding MogA/MoaB family molybdenum cofactor biosynthesis protein — protein sequence MTGAPAYRALVVTASNRAAAGVYADKGGPAVAEGLTRLGFAVDGPEVVPDGDPVEAALRAAVAAGYDAVVTTGGTGISPTDRTPEATRAVLDYEVPGIAEAIRAYGREKVPTAALSRGLAGVAGTTVIVNLPGSSGGVRDGLAVLEPLLTHAVDQIRGGDHPRPDAPGHAGAGGAS from the coding sequence GTGACCGGCGCCCCGGCGTACCGGGCGCTGGTCGTCACCGCCTCCAACCGCGCCGCCGCCGGCGTCTACGCCGACAAGGGCGGCCCCGCGGTGGCCGAGGGCCTCACGCGCCTCGGCTTCGCCGTGGACGGGCCCGAGGTGGTCCCGGACGGCGACCCGGTCGAGGCCGCCCTGCGCGCGGCCGTGGCGGCCGGGTACGACGCGGTCGTGACCACCGGCGGCACCGGTATCTCGCCCACCGACCGCACCCCCGAGGCGACCCGCGCGGTCCTCGACTACGAGGTGCCGGGCATCGCCGAGGCGATCCGCGCGTACGGGCGCGAGAAGGTGCCCACCGCCGCGCTCTCACGGGGCCTGGCCGGGGTCGCGGGCACCACGGTGATCGTGAACCTGCCGGGTTCGAGCGGGGGAGTGCGGGACGGGCTCGCCGTGCTGGAGCCGCTGCTGACGCACGCCGTCGACCAGATCCGCGGCGGCGACCACCCCCGGCCCGACGCACCGGGTCACGCGGGCGCCGGGGGTGCGAGCTGA
- a CDS encoding GNAT family N-acetyltransferase, with protein MVLVDGDVVLRPIRARDQRAWREVNRRNRDWLRPWEATIPPPTPSGPITHRPTYRQMIRHLRSEAGAGRMLPFVIEYQGRLVGQLTVAGITWGSMCSGHIGYWVDESVAGRGVMPTAVALVSDHCFRSVGLHRLEVCIRPENRPSRRVVEKLGFREEGLRPRYLHIDGAWRDHLVYALTAEEVPDGLVDRWRRARAGRPGNANSTGN; from the coding sequence GTGGTGCTGGTGGACGGGGATGTCGTCCTGCGGCCGATACGGGCGCGCGACCAGCGTGCCTGGCGCGAGGTGAACCGGCGCAACCGGGACTGGCTGCGCCCCTGGGAGGCGACCATCCCGCCGCCCACCCCGAGCGGGCCGATCACGCACCGGCCCACCTACCGCCAGATGATCCGGCACCTGCGCTCGGAGGCGGGGGCGGGCCGGATGCTGCCGTTCGTCATCGAGTACCAGGGGCGCCTGGTCGGCCAGCTCACCGTCGCCGGGATCACCTGGGGTTCCATGTGCTCCGGGCACATCGGCTACTGGGTGGACGAGTCCGTCGCCGGGCGCGGGGTGATGCCGACCGCCGTCGCGCTGGTGTCGGACCACTGCTTCCGCTCGGTGGGTCTGCACCGGCTGGAGGTCTGCATCCGTCCGGAGAACCGGCCCAGTCGCCGGGTGGTGGAGAAGCTCGGCTTCCGCGAGGAGGGGCTGCGGCCGCGCTATCTGCACATCGACGGTGCCTGGCGCGACCATCTGGTCTACGCGCTCACCGCCGAGGAGGTCCCCGACGGCCTGGTCGACCGCTGGCGGCGCGCGCGTGCCGGCCGGCCGGGGAATGCGAACAGCACGGGAAATTGA